Proteins encoded in a region of the Anoxybacillus amylolyticus genome:
- a CDS encoding RNA-guided endonuclease TnpB family protein, with amino-acid sequence MELVVTAKIRLLPTEAQHLQLVETMQAMKQALNFASKVAYEHHLLSSFKKLQVLVYRDLRELFGLKSQMACNVCTIVAGVYASMKSNGERTLAVFKKPKLQYSYNRDYSFTKDGQMSIGTLNKRIKMPFLTKGQERYFDGSWEFGTGTLVYKKGKFYLHVAAKKVIHPPSVYQHVVGVDMGMRFLVTAVDSRNRHLFIKGNHIQSVKARYVRLRKELQQRNTKSAKRKLKKIAGQENRFMTNVNHCVSKALVQFAGKHSLLVLEDLTDINDTVCVRKKDRYVRFTWAFAQLRSFIEYKARLHDSHVLAVPPAYTSQQCPTCGFTHKNNRKKQIHTFICGACGYTSNDDRVGALNLRQKGIEYHHGVTAQA; translated from the coding sequence ATGGAATTGGTCGTCACCGCTAAAATTCGGTTGTTACCAACGGAAGCTCAACACCTGCAACTCGTTGAAACGATGCAAGCGATGAAACAAGCGTTGAACTTTGCATCGAAAGTCGCATACGAACACCATCTGCTTTCCTCGTTTAAGAAACTGCAAGTCTTGGTGTATCGAGACTTGCGAGAGTTGTTCGGACTAAAATCACAAATGGCGTGTAATGTGTGTACCATTGTCGCAGGTGTCTATGCGTCCATGAAATCCAATGGCGAACGCACGCTAGCGGTGTTTAAAAAGCCTAAACTCCAATATTCGTACAATCGAGACTACTCGTTTACGAAAGACGGACAGATGAGCATTGGCACGCTAAACAAACGAATCAAAATGCCTTTTCTTACAAAAGGGCAGGAACGCTATTTCGATGGCTCTTGGGAGTTTGGCACAGGTACACTTGTGTACAAAAAAGGCAAATTCTACTTGCATGTCGCAGCGAAAAAAGTGATCCATCCCCCTTCGGTGTATCAACACGTGGTCGGTGTGGACATGGGGATGCGCTTTTTAGTGACCGCTGTGGATTCACGCAACCGTCATTTGTTTATCAAGGGCAATCACATTCAGAGCGTCAAAGCACGATACGTCCGACTTCGCAAAGAGCTCCAACAACGCAACACGAAATCCGCTAAACGCAAGCTAAAGAAAATCGCTGGACAAGAAAACCGTTTCATGACCAATGTCAATCATTGTGTCAGCAAGGCACTTGTTCAGTTTGCAGGAAAGCATAGCTTGCTTGTCCTAGAGGATTTGACAGACATCAACGATACGGTGTGCGTTCGCAAAAAAGACCGATACGTGCGATTCACATGGGCGTTCGCTCAACTCCGCTCGTTCATTGAATATAAAGCACGACTACACGACAGCCACGTCCTTGCCGTTCCTCCTGCTTACACGAGCCAGCAATGCCCAACCTGTGGGTTTACACATAAAAACAACCGCAAAAAACAGATCCATACGTTTATATGTGGGGCATGTGGCTATACATCCAACGATGATCGAGTAGGGGCGTTAAACTTACGCCAAAAGGGAATCGAGTACCATCATGGCGTGACCGCCCAAGCATGA